The following are from one region of the Nostoc cf. commune SO-36 genome:
- a CDS encoding YheT family hydrolase, with product MMCYTPPYNPSWFLQNGLMMTVYTALWGKRNWQSTTKDPEPSYHEKIFIGGQGVPIFGLVAIPENAHSTIIGTYGITGELETEWFLRVLGRKAYAQGYAIVLFDWRAHGKTAVLSPTLTSDGLYEGEDFVRIAAAAKAMGCPGKFWFTGYSLGGQLALWAVKVAGEVIRDYGDLGLEDSDIGGGMVICPSLDSERSLSYLVTKPFGRYLEAGIAQNLKKLAWRIHDAHPGSIDPAAIERANSIWGFDNELVIKQLGFPSVEAYYQASSALQILPQILKPTLILYAADDPLFDPSIIPELEEACDRNSAIDLFLTQYGGHVGYLSSKECQRQVNDSDLWWAWNRILQWLEQQRTQ from the coding sequence ATGATGTGTTATACTCCCCCCTACAATCCGTCTTGGTTTTTACAAAACGGTCTAATGATGACTGTATACACCGCTTTGTGGGGAAAACGTAACTGGCAAAGTACTACTAAAGACCCAGAACCGTCTTATCACGAGAAAATCTTCATTGGTGGTCAAGGTGTGCCAATTTTTGGCTTGGTTGCCATCCCGGAAAATGCTCACAGCACGATTATCGGTACTTATGGCATTACTGGAGAGTTAGAGACGGAATGGTTTTTGAGAGTGCTAGGACGTAAAGCCTATGCTCAAGGATACGCAATAGTGTTATTTGATTGGCGTGCCCACGGCAAAACGGCCGTTTTGTCGCCGACTCTCACCTCTGATGGTTTGTATGAGGGGGAAGATTTTGTTCGCATCGCCGCCGCAGCTAAGGCGATGGGATGTCCGGGTAAATTTTGGTTTACAGGGTATTCTTTAGGGGGGCAATTGGCACTCTGGGCGGTGAAGGTGGCTGGTGAGGTGATTAGGGACTATGGAGATTTAGGGCTAGAAGATAGCGATATTGGCGGTGGTATGGTGATTTGTCCGAGTTTAGATTCGGAGCGATCGCTATCTTATCTAGTTACAAAGCCCTTCGGCAGATATTTGGAAGCGGGGATTGCCCAGAATTTAAAAAAACTGGCATGGCGAATACATGATGCCCATCCTGGAAGTATTGACCCTGCGGCGATTGAACGGGCGAACAGTATTTGGGGTTTTGATAATGAACTGGTAATTAAGCAACTTGGTTTTCCTTCTGTGGAAGCATATTACCAAGCTAGTAGTGCTTTACAAATATTGCCGCAAATCTTGAAACCGACTTTGATCTTATATGCTGCTGACGACCCACTTTTTGACCCAAGTATCATACCGGAATTAGAAGAAGCGTGCGATCGCAATTCCGCAATAGATTTGTTTCTCACTCAATACGGCGGCCATGTTGGCTACTTGAGCAGTAAAGAGTGCCAACGTCAAGTAAACGATTCTGATCTTTGGTGGGCATGGAATCGGATTTTACAATGGTTAGAGCAACAACGAACACAGTAG
- a CDS encoding response regulator transcription factor, with protein MPRILVIDDDPAISELVAVNLEMAGYDVSQAEDGIKGQALALQLQPDLIMLDLMLPRVDGFTVCQRLRRDDRTSEIPVLMLTALSQTQDKVEGFNAGADDYLTKPFEVEELLARVRALLRRTDRIPQAAKHSEILNYGSLTLVPERFEAIWFNDTVKLTHLEFELLHCLLQRHGQTVSPSEILREVWGYDPDDDIETIRVHIRHLRTKLEPDPRHPRYIKTVYGAGYCLELPGIPPSNEGVSVTVVE; from the coding sequence ATGCCGAGGATTCTTGTCATAGACGATGACCCAGCGATTTCAGAACTAGTTGCCGTCAACTTGGAAATGGCTGGCTACGATGTTAGTCAAGCTGAAGACGGCATCAAAGGTCAAGCGCTGGCTCTCCAGCTACAACCAGACTTGATCATGCTCGATTTAATGTTGCCTAGAGTAGATGGGTTTACCGTTTGCCAACGCCTGCGCCGAGACGATCGCACCTCTGAGATTCCCGTGTTAATGTTGACGGCTTTGAGCCAAACTCAGGACAAGGTGGAAGGCTTCAATGCTGGCGCAGATGACTACCTCACCAAACCTTTTGAAGTTGAAGAACTGCTGGCGCGGGTACGGGCACTTTTGCGGCGTACTGACCGCATTCCCCAAGCCGCGAAACACAGTGAGATTCTCAACTATGGCTCATTAACCCTCGTTCCCGAAAGATTTGAGGCAATATGGTTCAATGACACAGTGAAATTGACTCACTTGGAATTTGAGCTACTTCACTGCTTACTGCAACGCCACGGTCAAACAGTTTCTCCTAGCGAAATCCTCAGAGAAGTTTGGGGCTACGATCCTGATGATGACATAGAAACGATTCGAGTGCATATTCGCCACTTGAGAACCAAGCTAGAACCAGATCCTCGCCATCCCCGCTATATTAAGACAGTTTATGGTGCTGGATACTGTCTTGAATTACCCGGTATCCCTCCATCAAACGAAGGGGTTTCAGTAACAGTCGTTGAATGA
- the bicA gene encoding bicarbonate transporter BicA — MSLTNTINFRNLQGDLFGGLTAAIVSLPLALAFGVASGAGPVAGLYGAVCVGFFAALFGGTPTLISEPTGPMTVVMTAIVGSMTAANPENGLAMAFTVVMLAGIFQIFFGIFKLGKYITLMPYSVISGFMSGIGVILIILQIAPFVGQPNPKGGVLGMVQNLPQLLTQINPAETALGLLTLAIIFFMPSKIKRFAPPQLVALIIGTIVSLTIFGGTDIRRIGEIPVGLPTLQLPVFTASQMTKMLVDGAMLGMLGCIDTLLTAVIADSLTRTEHKSNKELIGQGIGNLVSGLCGGLPGAGATMGTVVNIQTGARTAVSGLTRALILLVVVLWAARITQPIPMAVLAGIALKVGVDILDWSFLKRAHKVSLKGTIIMYGVLFLTVFVDLIVAVGVGVFIANILTIDRLSELQSQEVKVISDADDAVILDDEEKKWLDLGNGRILLFYLSGPMIFGVSKAIAREHSAMADSDVLIMDLTDVPMLGVTASLAIENAIKDASEQGRHVLIVGATSKVKKRLDKFGISRFVPEHYMFVDRIDALKQAVALVNPHAGSANTSGVSNYTDTHS; from the coding sequence ATGTCATTGACTAACACAATCAATTTTAGAAACTTACAAGGCGATTTATTCGGTGGTTTAACTGCTGCGATCGTTTCGTTACCTCTAGCGCTGGCATTCGGTGTTGCTTCCGGTGCTGGGCCTGTAGCTGGTCTTTATGGTGCAGTTTGCGTCGGCTTTTTCGCAGCCTTATTTGGTGGGACACCGACCCTAATTTCTGAGCCAACCGGGCCAATGACCGTGGTTATGACTGCAATTGTCGGTTCCATGACCGCAGCTAACCCCGAAAACGGCTTGGCAATGGCATTTACCGTAGTCATGCTAGCGGGAATATTTCAAATCTTTTTTGGGATATTTAAGTTGGGTAAATACATTACCCTCATGCCTTACAGCGTGATTTCTGGGTTTATGTCTGGGATTGGCGTGATTCTGATTATTTTGCAGATTGCTCCTTTTGTCGGACAGCCAAACCCTAAAGGTGGCGTACTGGGGATGGTGCAAAATCTGCCTCAGTTGTTAACTCAGATTAATCCTGCTGAAACAGCTTTGGGCTTGCTAACGCTGGCAATTATTTTCTTCATGCCATCCAAAATCAAGCGCTTTGCTCCTCCGCAGCTGGTGGCATTAATTATCGGAACTATAGTTTCTTTGACCATATTTGGCGGTACGGATATCAGACGAATTGGGGAAATTCCCGTAGGACTGCCCACATTACAATTGCCTGTCTTTACAGCATCCCAAATGACAAAGATGCTTGTTGATGGGGCAATGTTGGGGATGTTGGGTTGTATTGATACTCTACTAACGGCAGTAATTGCAGATAGTTTGACCCGCACTGAACACAAATCTAACAAAGAATTGATTGGTCAAGGTATCGGTAATCTAGTATCTGGTTTGTGTGGTGGGCTACCTGGGGCTGGTGCCACGATGGGAACGGTAGTTAATATCCAAACTGGTGCAAGAACAGCTGTCTCTGGTTTAACTCGCGCATTAATTTTGTTAGTTGTAGTTTTGTGGGCTGCGCGTATCACTCAACCTATCCCAATGGCGGTATTGGCTGGTATTGCTCTCAAGGTGGGGGTTGACATTCTTGATTGGAGCTTCTTGAAACGCGCTCATAAGGTGTCGCTGAAAGGCACAATCATCATGTACGGTGTGTTGTTTTTGACCGTATTTGTTGACTTAATTGTTGCCGTCGGCGTGGGAGTGTTCATTGCTAATATCTTAACTATCGATCGCCTCTCGGAATTACAATCTCAGGAAGTGAAGGTAATTAGCGATGCTGATGATGCAGTTATCTTGGATGACGAAGAGAAAAAATGGCTTGATCTTGGCAATGGACGTATCCTGCTATTTTACCTGAGCGGGCCGATGATTTTTGGAGTATCCAAAGCGATCGCTCGTGAACATTCAGCAATGGCAGACTCTGATGTGCTGATTATGGATTTGACCGATGTACCAATGTTGGGTGTGACTGCTTCTTTGGCAATTGAAAACGCCATCAAAGATGCTAGTGAACAAGGTCGTCATGTGTTAATTGTTGGTGCAACCAGCAAAGTCAAAAAGCGCTTAGACAAGTTTGGCATTTCAAGATTTGTACCAGAGCATTATATGTTTGTAGATCGTATAGATGCACTTAAACAAGCCGTTGCTTTAGTTAATCCTCATGCAGGTTCTGCTAATACTTCTGGTGTTAGTAACTACACTGACACCCATTCGTAA
- a CDS encoding cation:proton antiporter produces the protein MIFSEPILNSFTWLNFLNGGLQSPLLAKTNEAEYAPIVLTGVLLSLVVIYLASKIGGELFRMIDLPPVLGELVGGVLVGASALHLVVFPDSGAVGSDSIIMTILQFINNLSPDAVTSIFQSQSEVVSVLAELGVIILLFEIGLESDLKELQKVGYQATIVACVGVAVPFAAGTAGLILLFHAPVIPAIFAGAALTATSIGITSKVLSEIGQLKSREGQIIVGAAVIDDILGIIVLAVVASLAKTGEVDIFNVIYLIVSATVFLIGSILLGKYFNQSFVAIAEKLQTRGNLIIPAFIFAFFMAFLGSAIHLEAILGAFAAGLVLDETDKRKELDEQVKPVADILVPVFFVTVGAKVDLGVLNPLVPGNREGLIIAIFLMLVAILGKVVTGWAVFGQPGINRLAVGVGMIPRGEVGLVFAAIGAASGTLDKPLQAAIVIMVILTTFLAPPLLRFAFKQSPEEKESLEKANVIG, from the coding sequence ATGATTTTTTCAGAACCAATACTTAATTCGTTTACCTGGTTAAATTTTCTCAACGGAGGTTTACAGTCTCCTTTACTAGCAAAAACTAACGAGGCTGAATATGCTCCTATTGTGCTGACTGGAGTATTGCTAAGTTTAGTAGTCATTTATCTGGCTAGTAAAATTGGTGGCGAATTATTTAGAATGATAGACTTGCCACCTGTATTAGGAGAATTAGTTGGTGGGGTGCTTGTGGGTGCTTCTGCTCTCCATTTGGTCGTGTTTCCCGACAGTGGAGCAGTTGGTAGCGACTCCATTATCATGACTATCCTGCAATTCATTAATAACCTCAGTCCTGATGCCGTCACATCAATCTTTCAAAGCCAGAGTGAGGTTGTTTCTGTGCTTGCCGAACTAGGTGTGATCATTCTGTTATTTGAAATTGGTCTAGAATCAGACTTAAAAGAATTACAGAAAGTCGGTTATCAAGCAACAATTGTTGCTTGTGTTGGGGTAGCTGTTCCTTTTGCAGCTGGCACGGCGGGGTTGATTTTATTGTTTCACGCGCCAGTAATTCCAGCGATTTTTGCAGGTGCAGCGCTCACAGCTACTAGTATTGGGATTACCTCCAAAGTTTTGTCAGAAATTGGGCAGTTAAAATCTCGTGAAGGTCAGATTATTGTTGGTGCAGCGGTAATTGATGACATTTTAGGCATCATTGTATTGGCAGTGGTTGCGAGTCTTGCTAAAACTGGTGAAGTTGATATTTTCAACGTCATTTATTTAATTGTCAGCGCTACAGTCTTTCTCATCGGTTCGATTTTATTAGGGAAATATTTCAATCAGAGTTTTGTTGCTATTGCTGAGAAATTGCAAACGCGAGGCAATTTAATTATTCCAGCATTTATCTTTGCCTTTTTCATGGCTTTTCTGGGTAGTGCCATTCATTTAGAAGCTATCTTAGGCGCATTTGCGGCTGGCTTAGTTTTGGATGAAACGGATAAACGCAAAGAGCTAGATGAGCAGGTTAAACCGGTTGCTGATATCCTAGTACCAGTTTTCTTTGTGACGGTTGGCGCGAAAGTTGATTTAGGCGTTCTTAATCCTTTAGTTCCAGGAAATCGAGAAGGATTAATTATTGCTATCTTCTTAATGTTGGTAGCAATTCTCGGTAAAGTTGTCACAGGTTGGGCGGTTTTTGGTCAACCTGGAATTAATCGGTTAGCCGTTGGTGTGGGGATGATTCCCCGTGGCGAAGTTGGGTTAGTGTTTGCCGCCATTGGTGCAGCTAGTGGTACTCTGGATAAACCATTACAAGCTGCGATCGTTATTATGGTGATTTTGACAACCTTCTTAGCACCGCCTTTATTGCGGTTTGCATTCAAACAATCACCAGAAGAAAAAGAATCTTTAGAGAAAGCCAATGTAATCGGCTAG
- a CDS encoding cation:proton antiporter subunit C has translation MLEACVFATIFCGFFGIILKKNLVMKIISMDVMSTGVIAYYVLIASRNGLFTPIISNVKNIRYADPVPQAVILTAIVIGFSIQALMLVGVMKLARDNPTLESNEIEKNNTP, from the coding sequence GTGTTAGAAGCTTGCGTATTCGCAACAATATTTTGCGGATTTTTCGGCATCATCCTTAAAAAGAACCTCGTTATGAAGATCATCTCTATGGATGTCATGAGTACCGGGGTTATTGCCTATTACGTGCTAATTGCATCACGAAATGGCTTATTCACACCAATTATTTCCAACGTCAAAAATATCAGATACGCCGACCCGGTTCCCCAGGCGGTTATATTGACGGCGATTGTGATCGGATTTTCGATTCAGGCGTTAATGCTGGTCGGCGTTATGAAGTTGGCACGAGATAATCCGACTTTGGAAAGCAACGAAATTGAGAAGAATAACACGCCATGA